One stretch of Lagenorhynchus albirostris chromosome 13, mLagAlb1.1, whole genome shotgun sequence DNA includes these proteins:
- the TGFBRAP1 gene encoding transforming growth factor-beta receptor-associated protein 1 isoform X1: MMSTKAFTLVPAVEREQLMGDREWVSLECVECCGRNLYVGTSDCFVYHFLLEEKTVPGGSATFTATKQLHRHLGFKKPVNELRAASALHRLLVLCDGCITLVHMLSLEPVPSGARIKGATAFALNENPVSGDPFCVEVCIISVKRRTIQVFLVYEDRVQIVREVSTPEQPLAVAVDGHFLCLALTTQYIILNYSTGVAQDLFPFCSEEKRPIVKRIGRQEFLLAGPGGLGMFATVAGISQRAPVHWSENVVGAAVCFPYVIALDSEFITVHSMLDQQQKQTLPFKEGHILQDFEGRLIVATSKGVYVLVPLPLEKQIQDLLASRRVEEALVLAKGARRNIPKEKFQVMYRRILQQAGFIQFAQLQFLEAKELFRSGQLDVRELISLYPFLLPTSSSFTRSHPPLHEFADLNQLTQGDQEKVAKCKRFLMSYLNEVRSTEVANGYKEDIDTALLKLYTEADHDSLLDLLVTENFCLLTDSAAWLEKHKKYFALGLLYHYNHQDAAAVQLWVSIVNGDIHDSTRSDLYEYIVDFLTYSLDADLVWQYADWVLQKNPEVGVQVFTKRPVDEQQSRFNPDDIISCLKKYPQALVKYLEHLVMDRRLQKEGYHTHLAVLYLDEVLQQRPSASGKDAEVTETQAKLRRLLQQSDLYQVHFLLDRIRGAGLPMESAILLGKLEQHEEALRILVHELADFPAAEGYCLWRSEGRAPPYRQRLFQLLLAIYLGPGPSAPELAVAAVDLLNRRATEFDAAQVLQLLPGTWSVQLLCPFLTGAVRDSVHARRTTQVAMGLAKSENLIYKYDKMKLKGSSVRLSDKRLCQMCRNPFCEPVFVRYPNGGLVHTHCAASRHTNPSSPSPGART; this comes from the exons ATGATGAGCACCAAGGCGTTCACCCTGGTCCCCGCCGTCGAGCGGGAGCAGCTGATGGGCGACAGGGAATGGGTGTCACTGGAGTGTGTGGAGTGCTGCGGCCGGAACCTGTACGTGGGCACCAGCGACTGCTTCGTGTACCACTTCCTGCTGGAGGAGAAGACCGTGCCCGGCGGGTCGGCCACGTTCACGGCCACCAAGCAGCTGCACAGACACCTGGGTTTCAAGAAGCCGGTGAATGAGCTGCGGGCGGCGTCGGCCCTCCACCGGCTGCTGGTGCTCTGTGACGGCTGCATCACCCTGGTGCACATGctgagcctggagcctgtgccctcGGGCGCCCGTATCAAGGGGGCCACGGCCTTCGCCTTGAATGAGAACCCGGTGAGCGGAGACCCCTTCTGCGTGGAGGTCTGCATCATCTCCGTCAAGCGCAGAACCATCCAGGTGTTCCTGGTGTACGAGGACCGCGTGCAGATCGTCAGGGAGGTGTCCACTCCGGAGCAGCCCCTGGCAGTGGCGGTGGACGGCCACTTCCTGTGCCTGGCCCTGACCACCCAGTACATCATCCTCAACTATAGCACGGGCGTCGCCCAGGACCTGTTTCCCTTCTGCAGCGAGGAGAAGCGGCCCATCGTCAAGAGGATAGGGAGACAGGAGTTCCTCCTGGCAGGCCCCGGCGGATTGG GCATGTTTGCCACGGTGGCCGGGATATCTCAGCGCGCGCCCGTGCACTGGTCAGAGAACGTGGTTGGGGCAGCCGTCTGCTTCCCATACGTCATCGCCCTCGACAGCGAGTTCATCACAGTTCACAGCATGCTGGACCAGCAGCAAAAGCAGACCCTGCCCTTTAAGGAAGGTCACATCCTCCAGGATTTTGAAG GAAGACTGATCGTTGCCACGAGTAAAGGAGTTTACGTCTTGGTTCCGTTACCTCtggaaaaacaaatacaggaTCTTCTAGCAAGCCGGAGAGTGGAGGAGGCTCTGGTTCTAGCGAAAGGCGCCCGGAGGAACATTCCAAAGGAAAAATTTCAG GTCATGTACCGGCGGATCCTGCAGCAGGCGGGCTTCATACAGTTCGCGCAGCTTCAGTTCCTGGAGGCTAAAGAACTCTTCAG AAGCGGCCAGCTCGACGTGcgggagctgatctccctgtacccCTTCCTGCTGCCCACGTCCTCCTCGTTCACCCGGTCCCACCCTCCTCTGCACGAGTTTGCAGACCTCAACCAGCTGACCCAGGGCGACCAGGAGAAGGTGGCCAAGTGCAAGCGCTTCCTCATGAGCTACCTGAACGAAGTCCGCAGCACGGAGGTGGCCAACGGCTACAAGGAGGACATCGACACGGCTCTGCTCAAGCTGTACACGGAGGCTGACCACGACAGCCTGCTGGACCTCCTGGTCACCGAGAACTTCTGTCTGCTCACCGACAGCGCCGCCTGGCTGGAGAAGCACAAAAA GTACTTTGCACTGGGGCTGCTCTATCATTACAACCACCAAGACGCTGCTGCCGTTCAG ctgtgggTGAGCATCGTCAACGGGGATATTCACGACTCCACGCGCTCAGACCTGTACGAGTACATCGTGGATTTCCTCACCTACAGCCTCGACGCGGACCTCGTGTGGCAGTATGCGGACTGGGTCTTGCAGAAAAATCCGGAG GTCGGAGTTCAAGTTTTCACCAAGAGACCTGTGGACGAACAGCAGAGTAGATTTAACCCAGATGATATCATCAGTTGCCTTAAGAAATACCCACAAGCCCTGGTCAAGTACCTAGAACATCTGGTCATGGACAGGAGACTGCAG AAGGAGGGGTACCACACGCACTTAGCCGTCCTCTACCTGGACGAGGTGCTGCAGCAGAGGCCCAGCGCCAGTGGCAAGGATGCAGAAGTGACCGAGACGCAGGCGAAGCTACGACGCCTGCTCCAGCAATCCGATTTGTACCAAGTCCACTTTCTGCTGG acaGGATCCGGGGCGCCGGGCTCCCCATGGAGAGCGCCATCCTGCTCGGGAAGCTGGAGCAGCACGAGGAGGCCCTGCGCATCCTGGTCCACGAGCTGGCCGACTTCCCGGCAGCGGAGGGCTACTGCCTGTGGCGCTCCGAGGGCCGGGCCCCGCCCTACCGCCAGCGGCTCTTCCAGCTGCTGCTGGCCATCTACCTGGGCCCCGGCCCCTCTGCGCCCGAGCTGGCCGTGGCCGCCGTGGACCTCCTGAACCGCCGTGCCACCGAGTTCGACGCGGCCCAGGTCCTGCAGCTGCTGCCGGGCACGTGGTCGGTGCAGCTGCTCTGCCCGTTCCTGACGGGGGCTGTGAGGGACAGCGTCCATGCCCGGAGGACCACTCAGGTGGCTATGGGCCTGGCCAAGTCCGAAAACTTGATCTACAAGTACGACAAG aTGAAGCTGAAAGGAAGCTCAGTTCGGCTCTCGGACAAAAGACTTTGCCAGATGTGCCGAAACCCCTTTTGCGAGCCCGTGTTTGTTAGGTATCCCAACGGTGGTCTCGTCCACACCCACTGTGCGGCCAGCAGGCACACGAACCCCAGCTCCCCCAGCCCCGGGGCTCGGACTTGA
- the TGFBRAP1 gene encoding transforming growth factor-beta receptor-associated protein 1 isoform X2, with product MMSTKAFTLVPAVEREQLMGDREWVSLECVECCGRNLYVGTSDCFVYHFLLEEKTVPGGSATFTATKQLHRHLGFKKPVNELRAASALHRLLVLCDGCITLVHMLSLEPVPSGARIKGATAFALNENPVSGDPFCVEVCIISVKRRTIQVFLVYEDRVQIVREVSTPEQPLAVAVDGHFLCLALTTQYIILNYSTGVAQDLFPFCSEEKRPIVKRIGRQEFLLAGPGGLGMFATVAGISQRAPVHWSENVVGAAVCFPYVIALDSEFITVHSMLDQQQKQTLPFKEGHILQDFEGRLIVATSKGVYVLVPLPLEKQIQDLLASRRVEEALVLAKGARRNIPKEKFQVMYRRILQQAGFIQFAQLQFLEAKELFRSGQLDVRELISLYPFLLPTSSSFTRSHPPLHEFADLNQLTQGDQEKVAKCKRFLMSYLNEVRSTEVANGYKEDIDTALLKLYTEADHDSLLDLLVTENFCLLTDSAAWLEKHKKYFALGLLYHYNHQDAAAVQLWVSIVNGDIHDSTRSDLYEYIVDFLTYSLDADLVWQYADWVLQKNPEVGVQVFTKRPVDEQQSRFNPDDIISCLKKYPQALVKYLEHLVMDRRLQKEGYHTHLAVLYLDEVLQQRPSASGKDAEVTETQAKLRRLLQQSDLYQVHFLLDRIRGAGLPMESAILLGKLEQHEEALRILVHELADFPAAEGYCLWRSEGRAPPYRQRLFQLLLAIYLGPGPSAPELAVAAVDLLNRRATEFDAAQVLQLLPGTWSVQLLCPFLTGAVRDSVHARRTTQVAMGLAKSENLIYKYDKGVQKTKASVRSSLLCLDF from the exons ATGATGAGCACCAAGGCGTTCACCCTGGTCCCCGCCGTCGAGCGGGAGCAGCTGATGGGCGACAGGGAATGGGTGTCACTGGAGTGTGTGGAGTGCTGCGGCCGGAACCTGTACGTGGGCACCAGCGACTGCTTCGTGTACCACTTCCTGCTGGAGGAGAAGACCGTGCCCGGCGGGTCGGCCACGTTCACGGCCACCAAGCAGCTGCACAGACACCTGGGTTTCAAGAAGCCGGTGAATGAGCTGCGGGCGGCGTCGGCCCTCCACCGGCTGCTGGTGCTCTGTGACGGCTGCATCACCCTGGTGCACATGctgagcctggagcctgtgccctcGGGCGCCCGTATCAAGGGGGCCACGGCCTTCGCCTTGAATGAGAACCCGGTGAGCGGAGACCCCTTCTGCGTGGAGGTCTGCATCATCTCCGTCAAGCGCAGAACCATCCAGGTGTTCCTGGTGTACGAGGACCGCGTGCAGATCGTCAGGGAGGTGTCCACTCCGGAGCAGCCCCTGGCAGTGGCGGTGGACGGCCACTTCCTGTGCCTGGCCCTGACCACCCAGTACATCATCCTCAACTATAGCACGGGCGTCGCCCAGGACCTGTTTCCCTTCTGCAGCGAGGAGAAGCGGCCCATCGTCAAGAGGATAGGGAGACAGGAGTTCCTCCTGGCAGGCCCCGGCGGATTGG GCATGTTTGCCACGGTGGCCGGGATATCTCAGCGCGCGCCCGTGCACTGGTCAGAGAACGTGGTTGGGGCAGCCGTCTGCTTCCCATACGTCATCGCCCTCGACAGCGAGTTCATCACAGTTCACAGCATGCTGGACCAGCAGCAAAAGCAGACCCTGCCCTTTAAGGAAGGTCACATCCTCCAGGATTTTGAAG GAAGACTGATCGTTGCCACGAGTAAAGGAGTTTACGTCTTGGTTCCGTTACCTCtggaaaaacaaatacaggaTCTTCTAGCAAGCCGGAGAGTGGAGGAGGCTCTGGTTCTAGCGAAAGGCGCCCGGAGGAACATTCCAAAGGAAAAATTTCAG GTCATGTACCGGCGGATCCTGCAGCAGGCGGGCTTCATACAGTTCGCGCAGCTTCAGTTCCTGGAGGCTAAAGAACTCTTCAG AAGCGGCCAGCTCGACGTGcgggagctgatctccctgtacccCTTCCTGCTGCCCACGTCCTCCTCGTTCACCCGGTCCCACCCTCCTCTGCACGAGTTTGCAGACCTCAACCAGCTGACCCAGGGCGACCAGGAGAAGGTGGCCAAGTGCAAGCGCTTCCTCATGAGCTACCTGAACGAAGTCCGCAGCACGGAGGTGGCCAACGGCTACAAGGAGGACATCGACACGGCTCTGCTCAAGCTGTACACGGAGGCTGACCACGACAGCCTGCTGGACCTCCTGGTCACCGAGAACTTCTGTCTGCTCACCGACAGCGCCGCCTGGCTGGAGAAGCACAAAAA GTACTTTGCACTGGGGCTGCTCTATCATTACAACCACCAAGACGCTGCTGCCGTTCAG ctgtgggTGAGCATCGTCAACGGGGATATTCACGACTCCACGCGCTCAGACCTGTACGAGTACATCGTGGATTTCCTCACCTACAGCCTCGACGCGGACCTCGTGTGGCAGTATGCGGACTGGGTCTTGCAGAAAAATCCGGAG GTCGGAGTTCAAGTTTTCACCAAGAGACCTGTGGACGAACAGCAGAGTAGATTTAACCCAGATGATATCATCAGTTGCCTTAAGAAATACCCACAAGCCCTGGTCAAGTACCTAGAACATCTGGTCATGGACAGGAGACTGCAG AAGGAGGGGTACCACACGCACTTAGCCGTCCTCTACCTGGACGAGGTGCTGCAGCAGAGGCCCAGCGCCAGTGGCAAGGATGCAGAAGTGACCGAGACGCAGGCGAAGCTACGACGCCTGCTCCAGCAATCCGATTTGTACCAAGTCCACTTTCTGCTGG acaGGATCCGGGGCGCCGGGCTCCCCATGGAGAGCGCCATCCTGCTCGGGAAGCTGGAGCAGCACGAGGAGGCCCTGCGCATCCTGGTCCACGAGCTGGCCGACTTCCCGGCAGCGGAGGGCTACTGCCTGTGGCGCTCCGAGGGCCGGGCCCCGCCCTACCGCCAGCGGCTCTTCCAGCTGCTGCTGGCCATCTACCTGGGCCCCGGCCCCTCTGCGCCCGAGCTGGCCGTGGCCGCCGTGGACCTCCTGAACCGCCGTGCCACCGAGTTCGACGCGGCCCAGGTCCTGCAGCTGCTGCCGGGCACGTGGTCGGTGCAGCTGCTCTGCCCGTTCCTGACGGGGGCTGTGAGGGACAGCGTCCATGCCCGGAGGACCACTCAGGTGGCTATGGGCCTGGCCAAGTCCGAAAACTTGATCTACAAGTACGACAAG GGGGTCCAGAAAACAAAGGCATCTGTGCGCTCTTCCCTACTGTGTCTCGATTTCTAA
- the TGFBRAP1 gene encoding transforming growth factor-beta receptor-associated protein 1 isoform X3, which translates to MMSTKAFTLVPAVEREQLMGDREWVSLECVECCGRNLYVGTSDCFVYHFLLEEKTVPGGSATFTATKQLHRHLGFKKPVNELRAASALHRLLVLCDGCITLVHMLSLEPVPSGARIKGATAFALNENPVSGDPFCVEVCIISVKRRTIQVFLVYEDRVQIVREVSTPEQPLAVAVDGHFLCLALTTQYIILNYSTGVAQDLFPFCSEEKRPIVKRIGRQEFLLAGPGGLGRLIVATSKGVYVLVPLPLEKQIQDLLASRRVEEALVLAKGARRNIPKEKFQVMYRRILQQAGFIQFAQLQFLEAKELFRSGQLDVRELISLYPFLLPTSSSFTRSHPPLHEFADLNQLTQGDQEKVAKCKRFLMSYLNEVRSTEVANGYKEDIDTALLKLYTEADHDSLLDLLVTENFCLLTDSAAWLEKHKKYFALGLLYHYNHQDAAAVQLWVSIVNGDIHDSTRSDLYEYIVDFLTYSLDADLVWQYADWVLQKNPEVGVQVFTKRPVDEQQSRFNPDDIISCLKKYPQALVKYLEHLVMDRRLQKEGYHTHLAVLYLDEVLQQRPSASGKDAEVTETQAKLRRLLQQSDLYQVHFLLDRIRGAGLPMESAILLGKLEQHEEALRILVHELADFPAAEGYCLWRSEGRAPPYRQRLFQLLLAIYLGPGPSAPELAVAAVDLLNRRATEFDAAQVLQLLPGTWSVQLLCPFLTGAVRDSVHARRTTQVAMGLAKSENLIYKYDKMKLKGSSVRLSDKRLCQMCRNPFCEPVFVRYPNGGLVHTHCAASRHTNPSSPSPGART; encoded by the exons ATGATGAGCACCAAGGCGTTCACCCTGGTCCCCGCCGTCGAGCGGGAGCAGCTGATGGGCGACAGGGAATGGGTGTCACTGGAGTGTGTGGAGTGCTGCGGCCGGAACCTGTACGTGGGCACCAGCGACTGCTTCGTGTACCACTTCCTGCTGGAGGAGAAGACCGTGCCCGGCGGGTCGGCCACGTTCACGGCCACCAAGCAGCTGCACAGACACCTGGGTTTCAAGAAGCCGGTGAATGAGCTGCGGGCGGCGTCGGCCCTCCACCGGCTGCTGGTGCTCTGTGACGGCTGCATCACCCTGGTGCACATGctgagcctggagcctgtgccctcGGGCGCCCGTATCAAGGGGGCCACGGCCTTCGCCTTGAATGAGAACCCGGTGAGCGGAGACCCCTTCTGCGTGGAGGTCTGCATCATCTCCGTCAAGCGCAGAACCATCCAGGTGTTCCTGGTGTACGAGGACCGCGTGCAGATCGTCAGGGAGGTGTCCACTCCGGAGCAGCCCCTGGCAGTGGCGGTGGACGGCCACTTCCTGTGCCTGGCCCTGACCACCCAGTACATCATCCTCAACTATAGCACGGGCGTCGCCCAGGACCTGTTTCCCTTCTGCAGCGAGGAGAAGCGGCCCATCGTCAAGAGGATAGGGAGACAGGAGTTCCTCCTGGCAGGCCCCGGCGGATTGG GAAGACTGATCGTTGCCACGAGTAAAGGAGTTTACGTCTTGGTTCCGTTACCTCtggaaaaacaaatacaggaTCTTCTAGCAAGCCGGAGAGTGGAGGAGGCTCTGGTTCTAGCGAAAGGCGCCCGGAGGAACATTCCAAAGGAAAAATTTCAG GTCATGTACCGGCGGATCCTGCAGCAGGCGGGCTTCATACAGTTCGCGCAGCTTCAGTTCCTGGAGGCTAAAGAACTCTTCAG AAGCGGCCAGCTCGACGTGcgggagctgatctccctgtacccCTTCCTGCTGCCCACGTCCTCCTCGTTCACCCGGTCCCACCCTCCTCTGCACGAGTTTGCAGACCTCAACCAGCTGACCCAGGGCGACCAGGAGAAGGTGGCCAAGTGCAAGCGCTTCCTCATGAGCTACCTGAACGAAGTCCGCAGCACGGAGGTGGCCAACGGCTACAAGGAGGACATCGACACGGCTCTGCTCAAGCTGTACACGGAGGCTGACCACGACAGCCTGCTGGACCTCCTGGTCACCGAGAACTTCTGTCTGCTCACCGACAGCGCCGCCTGGCTGGAGAAGCACAAAAA GTACTTTGCACTGGGGCTGCTCTATCATTACAACCACCAAGACGCTGCTGCCGTTCAG ctgtgggTGAGCATCGTCAACGGGGATATTCACGACTCCACGCGCTCAGACCTGTACGAGTACATCGTGGATTTCCTCACCTACAGCCTCGACGCGGACCTCGTGTGGCAGTATGCGGACTGGGTCTTGCAGAAAAATCCGGAG GTCGGAGTTCAAGTTTTCACCAAGAGACCTGTGGACGAACAGCAGAGTAGATTTAACCCAGATGATATCATCAGTTGCCTTAAGAAATACCCACAAGCCCTGGTCAAGTACCTAGAACATCTGGTCATGGACAGGAGACTGCAG AAGGAGGGGTACCACACGCACTTAGCCGTCCTCTACCTGGACGAGGTGCTGCAGCAGAGGCCCAGCGCCAGTGGCAAGGATGCAGAAGTGACCGAGACGCAGGCGAAGCTACGACGCCTGCTCCAGCAATCCGATTTGTACCAAGTCCACTTTCTGCTGG acaGGATCCGGGGCGCCGGGCTCCCCATGGAGAGCGCCATCCTGCTCGGGAAGCTGGAGCAGCACGAGGAGGCCCTGCGCATCCTGGTCCACGAGCTGGCCGACTTCCCGGCAGCGGAGGGCTACTGCCTGTGGCGCTCCGAGGGCCGGGCCCCGCCCTACCGCCAGCGGCTCTTCCAGCTGCTGCTGGCCATCTACCTGGGCCCCGGCCCCTCTGCGCCCGAGCTGGCCGTGGCCGCCGTGGACCTCCTGAACCGCCGTGCCACCGAGTTCGACGCGGCCCAGGTCCTGCAGCTGCTGCCGGGCACGTGGTCGGTGCAGCTGCTCTGCCCGTTCCTGACGGGGGCTGTGAGGGACAGCGTCCATGCCCGGAGGACCACTCAGGTGGCTATGGGCCTGGCCAAGTCCGAAAACTTGATCTACAAGTACGACAAG aTGAAGCTGAAAGGAAGCTCAGTTCGGCTCTCGGACAAAAGACTTTGCCAGATGTGCCGAAACCCCTTTTGCGAGCCCGTGTTTGTTAGGTATCCCAACGGTGGTCTCGTCCACACCCACTGTGCGGCCAGCAGGCACACGAACCCCAGCTCCCCCAGCCCCGGGGCTCGGACTTGA
- the TGFBRAP1 gene encoding transforming growth factor-beta receptor-associated protein 1 isoform X4 — MMSTKAFTLVPAVEREQLMGDREWVSLECVECCGRNLYVGTSDCFVYHFLLEEKTVPGGSATFTATKQLHRHLGFKKPVNELRAASALHRLLVLCDGCITLVHMLSLEPVPSGARIKGATAFALNENPVSGDPFCVEVCIISVKRRTIQVFLVYEDRVQIVREVSTPEQPLAVAVDGHFLCLALTTQYIILNYSTGVAQDLFPFCSEEKRPIVKRIGRQEFLLAGPGGLGMFATVAGISQRAPVHWSENVVGAAVCFPYVIALDSEFITVHSMLDQQQKQTLPFKEGHILQDFEGRLIVATSKGVYVLVPLPLEKQIQDLLASRRVEEALVLAKGARRNIPKEKFQVMYRRILQQAGFIQFAQLQFLEAKELFRSGQLDVRELISLYPFLLPTSSSFTRSHPPLHEFADLNQLTQGDQEKVAKCKRFLMSYLNEVRSTEVANGYKEDIDTALLKLYTEADHDSLLDLLVTENFCLLTDSAAWLEKHKKYFALGLLYHYNHQDAAAVQLWVSIVNGDIHDSTRSDLYEYIVDFLTYSLDADLVWQYADWVLQKNPEVGVQVFTKRPVDEQQSRFNPDDIISCLKKYPQALVKYLEHLVMDRRLQKEGYHTHLAVLYLDEVLQQRPSASGKDAEVTETQAKLRRLLQQSDLYQVHFLLGPTSQTGSGAPGSPWRAPSCSGSWSSTRRPCASWSTSWPTSRQRRATACGAPRAGPRPTASGSSSCCWPSTWAPAPLRPSWPWPPWTS, encoded by the exons ATGATGAGCACCAAGGCGTTCACCCTGGTCCCCGCCGTCGAGCGGGAGCAGCTGATGGGCGACAGGGAATGGGTGTCACTGGAGTGTGTGGAGTGCTGCGGCCGGAACCTGTACGTGGGCACCAGCGACTGCTTCGTGTACCACTTCCTGCTGGAGGAGAAGACCGTGCCCGGCGGGTCGGCCACGTTCACGGCCACCAAGCAGCTGCACAGACACCTGGGTTTCAAGAAGCCGGTGAATGAGCTGCGGGCGGCGTCGGCCCTCCACCGGCTGCTGGTGCTCTGTGACGGCTGCATCACCCTGGTGCACATGctgagcctggagcctgtgccctcGGGCGCCCGTATCAAGGGGGCCACGGCCTTCGCCTTGAATGAGAACCCGGTGAGCGGAGACCCCTTCTGCGTGGAGGTCTGCATCATCTCCGTCAAGCGCAGAACCATCCAGGTGTTCCTGGTGTACGAGGACCGCGTGCAGATCGTCAGGGAGGTGTCCACTCCGGAGCAGCCCCTGGCAGTGGCGGTGGACGGCCACTTCCTGTGCCTGGCCCTGACCACCCAGTACATCATCCTCAACTATAGCACGGGCGTCGCCCAGGACCTGTTTCCCTTCTGCAGCGAGGAGAAGCGGCCCATCGTCAAGAGGATAGGGAGACAGGAGTTCCTCCTGGCAGGCCCCGGCGGATTGG GCATGTTTGCCACGGTGGCCGGGATATCTCAGCGCGCGCCCGTGCACTGGTCAGAGAACGTGGTTGGGGCAGCCGTCTGCTTCCCATACGTCATCGCCCTCGACAGCGAGTTCATCACAGTTCACAGCATGCTGGACCAGCAGCAAAAGCAGACCCTGCCCTTTAAGGAAGGTCACATCCTCCAGGATTTTGAAG GAAGACTGATCGTTGCCACGAGTAAAGGAGTTTACGTCTTGGTTCCGTTACCTCtggaaaaacaaatacaggaTCTTCTAGCAAGCCGGAGAGTGGAGGAGGCTCTGGTTCTAGCGAAAGGCGCCCGGAGGAACATTCCAAAGGAAAAATTTCAG GTCATGTACCGGCGGATCCTGCAGCAGGCGGGCTTCATACAGTTCGCGCAGCTTCAGTTCCTGGAGGCTAAAGAACTCTTCAG AAGCGGCCAGCTCGACGTGcgggagctgatctccctgtacccCTTCCTGCTGCCCACGTCCTCCTCGTTCACCCGGTCCCACCCTCCTCTGCACGAGTTTGCAGACCTCAACCAGCTGACCCAGGGCGACCAGGAGAAGGTGGCCAAGTGCAAGCGCTTCCTCATGAGCTACCTGAACGAAGTCCGCAGCACGGAGGTGGCCAACGGCTACAAGGAGGACATCGACACGGCTCTGCTCAAGCTGTACACGGAGGCTGACCACGACAGCCTGCTGGACCTCCTGGTCACCGAGAACTTCTGTCTGCTCACCGACAGCGCCGCCTGGCTGGAGAAGCACAAAAA GTACTTTGCACTGGGGCTGCTCTATCATTACAACCACCAAGACGCTGCTGCCGTTCAG ctgtgggTGAGCATCGTCAACGGGGATATTCACGACTCCACGCGCTCAGACCTGTACGAGTACATCGTGGATTTCCTCACCTACAGCCTCGACGCGGACCTCGTGTGGCAGTATGCGGACTGGGTCTTGCAGAAAAATCCGGAG GTCGGAGTTCAAGTTTTCACCAAGAGACCTGTGGACGAACAGCAGAGTAGATTTAACCCAGATGATATCATCAGTTGCCTTAAGAAATACCCACAAGCCCTGGTCAAGTACCTAGAACATCTGGTCATGGACAGGAGACTGCAG AAGGAGGGGTACCACACGCACTTAGCCGTCCTCTACCTGGACGAGGTGCTGCAGCAGAGGCCCAGCGCCAGTGGCAAGGATGCAGAAGTGACCGAGACGCAGGCGAAGCTACGACGCCTGCTCCAGCAATCCGATTTGTACCAAGTCCACTTTCTGCTGG gtcccacctcacagacaGGATCCGGGGCGCCGGGCTCCCCATGGAGAGCGCCATCCTGCTCGGGAAGCTGGAGCAGCACGAGGAGGCCCTGCGCATCCTGGTCCACGAGCTGGCCGACTTCCCGGCAGCGGAGGGCTACTGCCTGTGGCGCTCCGAGGGCCGGGCCCCGCCCTACCGCCAGCGGCTCTTCCAGCTGCTGCTGGCCATCTACCTGGGCCCCGGCCCCTCTGCGCCCGAGCTGGCCGTGGCCGCCGTGGACCTCCTGA